Proteins from one Coffea arabica cultivar ET-39 chromosome 8c, Coffea Arabica ET-39 HiFi, whole genome shotgun sequence genomic window:
- the LOC113707223 gene encoding cell division control protein 2 homolog A isoform X2, translating into MDQYEKVEKIGEGTYGVVYKARDKSTNETIALKKIRLEQEDEGVPSTAIREISLLKEMQHGNIVRLQDVVHSEKRLYLVFEYLDLDLKKHMDSCPEFSKDPRLVKMFLYQILRGIAYCHSHRVLHRDLKPQNLLIDRRTNALKLADFGLARAFGIPVRTFTHEVVTLWYRAPEILLGSRHYSTPVDVWSVGCIFAEMVNQRPLFPGDSEIDELFKIFRVMGTPNEDTWPGVTSLPDFKSAFPKWPSQKMLCLDPSKRITARKALEHEYFKDIGFVP; encoded by the exons ATGGACCAG TACGAGAAGGTTGAGAAGATAGGGGAAGGAACGTATGGAGTGGTGTACAAGGCACGTGACAAGTCGACTAATGAAACTATTGCTTTGAAGAAGATTCGTCTGGAGCAGGAAGATGAAGGTGTGCCGAGCACTGCTATTAGAGAAATTTCTCTCTTGAAAGAGATGCAGCATGGAAACATTGTCAG GTTGCAGGATGTGGTGCACAGCGAGAAGCGCTTATATCTCGTATTTGAGTATCTGGACTTGGATTTGAAGAAGCACATGGATTCCTGTCCAGAATTCTCTAAGGACCCACGCCTTGTAAAA ATGTTTCTGTATCAAATCCTTCGTGGTATCGCATATTGCCATTCTCACAGAGTTCTTCATAGAGACTTGAAACCACAAAACTTGCTCATAGATCGCCGTACTAATGCACTGAAGCTTGCAGATTTTGGATTGGCCCGTGCCTTTGGTATTCCTGTCAGGACATTTACTCATGAG GTTGTTACGCTGTGGTACAGGGCACCAGAAATACTACTTGGATCACGCCACTATTCTACTCCTGTTGACGTGTGGTCAGTTGGCTGCATATTTGCTGAGATGGTGAACCAGCGGCCTTTGTTCCCGGGGGATTCTGAGATAGATGaactcttcaaaattttcag AGTTATGGGCACTCCAAATGAGGATACTTGGCCTGGAGTAACCTCTCTACCTGATTTTAAGTCTGCATTTCCAAAGTGGCCTTCACAG AAAATGCTGTGCCTGGACCCCAGCAAGAGAATCACCGCAAGGAAAGCACTTGAGCATGAGTACTTCAAAGATATCGGTTTTGTCCCTTAA
- the LOC113707223 gene encoding cell division control protein 2 homolog A isoform X1, translated as MDQYEKVEKIGEGTYGVVYKARDKSTNETIALKKIRLEQEDEGVPSTAIREISLLKEMQHGNIVRLQDVVHSEKRLYLVFEYLDLDLKKHMDSCPEFSKDPRLVKMFLYQILRGIAYCHSHRVLHRDLKPQNLLIDRRTNALKLADFGLARAFGIPVRTFTHEVVTLWYRAPEILLGSRHYSTPVDVWSVGCIFAEMVNQRPLFPGDSEIDELFKIFRVMGTPNEDTWPGVTSLPDFKSAFPKWPSQDLATVVPNLDAAGLDLLRKMLCLDPSKRITARKALEHEYFKDIGFVP; from the exons ATGGACCAG TACGAGAAGGTTGAGAAGATAGGGGAAGGAACGTATGGAGTGGTGTACAAGGCACGTGACAAGTCGACTAATGAAACTATTGCTTTGAAGAAGATTCGTCTGGAGCAGGAAGATGAAGGTGTGCCGAGCACTGCTATTAGAGAAATTTCTCTCTTGAAAGAGATGCAGCATGGAAACATTGTCAG GTTGCAGGATGTGGTGCACAGCGAGAAGCGCTTATATCTCGTATTTGAGTATCTGGACTTGGATTTGAAGAAGCACATGGATTCCTGTCCAGAATTCTCTAAGGACCCACGCCTTGTAAAA ATGTTTCTGTATCAAATCCTTCGTGGTATCGCATATTGCCATTCTCACAGAGTTCTTCATAGAGACTTGAAACCACAAAACTTGCTCATAGATCGCCGTACTAATGCACTGAAGCTTGCAGATTTTGGATTGGCCCGTGCCTTTGGTATTCCTGTCAGGACATTTACTCATGAG GTTGTTACGCTGTGGTACAGGGCACCAGAAATACTACTTGGATCACGCCACTATTCTACTCCTGTTGACGTGTGGTCAGTTGGCTGCATATTTGCTGAGATGGTGAACCAGCGGCCTTTGTTCCCGGGGGATTCTGAGATAGATGaactcttcaaaattttcag AGTTATGGGCACTCCAAATGAGGATACTTGGCCTGGAGTAACCTCTCTACCTGATTTTAAGTCTGCATTTCCAAAGTGGCCTTCACAG GATCTGGCAACTGTGGTTCCCAATCTTGATGCTGCTGGTCTTGATCTCCTGCGT AAAATGCTGTGCCTGGACCCCAGCAAGAGAATCACCGCAAGGAAAGCACTTGAGCATGAGTACTTCAAAGATATCGGTTTTGTCCCTTAA